The following are from one region of the Cucumis sativus cultivar 9930 unplaced genomic scaffold, Cucumber_9930_V3 scaffold69, whole genome shotgun sequence genome:
- the LOC116406164 gene encoding lanC-like protein GCL1, with the protein FSLLTPSLQNTTHYPLPPSPDFISIPSSYTNVFPPPPRFISGRSRRRWWRRRNNPDYSTQHILLPSQTFLSAAVSFKNQVVELTWKQRGNADIGVDPTVYNGLLGTAVTCLRSYEATGNHQDLVLCSDIVDKCTVLARASHRHLTFLCGRGGVYALGAVVSHYMRDPQKLDFFFNLFLKAAEEKALPIDLKKEVLECHMISCMGELGSYGLPYSLISILESREYLMIFSCP; encoded by the exons TTTTCCCTTTTAACACCATCACTCCAAAACACAACTCACTACCCTCTCCCTCCCTCTCCagatttcatttcaattccTTCTTCTTACACTAATGTCTTCCCTCCTCCACCTCGCTTCATCTCAGGAAGATCGAGAAGAAggtggtggaggaggaggaatAATCCAGATTATTCCACCCAACacattcttcttccttctcaaaCCTTTCTCTCTGCAGCCGTCTCTTTCAAGAATCAG gttGTGGAGCTTACTTGGAAACAGAGAGGTAACGCGGATATTGGAGTTGATCCGACGGTGTATAACGGCTTACTTGGGACGGCGGTAACTTGCCTGAGATCGTACGAGGCCACCGGAAACCACCAGGACTTGGTATTGTGTTCTGATATTGTAGATAAATGTACGGTTCTAGCACGTGCCTCTCACAG GCACTTGACTTTTCTTTGTGGTAGAGGAGGAGTTTATGCTCTTGGCGCCGTGGTATCTCATTACATGAGGGACCCTCAAAAGCTTGacttcttcttcaatctttTTCTTAAG GCAGCAGAAGAGAAAGCACTCCCTATTGACCTGAAGAAGGAGGTTTTGGAATGTCATATGATCTCCTGTATGGGCGAGCTGGGTTCTTATGGGCTGCCTTATTCATTAATAAGCATCTTGGAGAGCAGAGAATACCTCATGATCTTCTCATGTCCGTAG
- the LOC116406146 gene encoding LOW QUALITY PROTEIN: peroxidase 17-like (The sequence of the model RefSeq protein was modified relative to this genomic sequence to represent the inferred CDS: inserted 2 bases in 2 codons), producing the protein MNSIPNAQPMANTFFPLFLFFLLFHFPSLSPAKLQLNFYSNSCPQAEAIVRSVMHKAFIREPRSVASVMRFQFHDCFVNGCDASMLLDDTPTMLGEKLSLANINSLRSYEVVDEVKETLEKVCPGIVSCADIIIMASRDAVFLTGGPDWPVELGRLDSLTASQEDSDQIMPSPRANATSLIDLFSKYNLSVKDLVALSGSHSIGKGRCFSIMFRLYNQSGTGRPDPAIEPRFREELFKRCPHGVDENVTLNLDSTPYVFDNQYFKDLVGGXGLLNSDETLYTFGETRKYVRFFSKNQSAFFDAFVEGMSKMGDLQSGRPGXVRRNCRVVNGQSVII; encoded by the exons ATGAATTCTATTCCCAACGCGCAACCAATGGCCAATACCTTCTTccctctcttcctcttcttcctcctcttccaCTTTCCATCCCTTTCTCCGGCCAAACTCCAGCTCAATTTCTACTCCAACTCATGCCCTCAGGCCGAAGCCATAGTCCGTTCTGTGATGCACAAAGCTTTCATCAGAGAACCTCGTAGTGTCGCCTCCGTTATGCGTTTCCAGTTTCACGATTGCTTTGTTAAT GGCTGTGATGCTTCTATGTTGCTAGATGATACGCCGACGATGCTTGGAGAGAAACTCTCTCTTGCTAACATTAATTCGCTTAGATCTTACGAAGTCGTTGATGAAGTGAAAGAGACTTTGGAGAAGGTTTGTCCTGGCATTGTTTCTTGTGCAGATATCATAATTATGGCATCCAGAGACGCTGTCTTTTTG ACAGGCGGCCCTGATTGGCCAGTAGAACTGGGACGGCTGGACAGTTTAACAGCAAGCCAAGAGGACTCGGACCAAATCATGCCAAGTCCAAGAGCCAATGCAACTTCTCTCATTGACCTTTTCAGCAAATACAACCTCTCCGTCAAAGATTTGGTAGCTCTTTCAGGTTCGCACTCAATTGGCAAAGGCCGATGTTTCTCCATCATGTTTCGACTCTACAACCAATCCGGCACAGGACGACCAGACCCAGCAATCGAGCCTAGGTTCAGAGAAGAGCTCTTCAAGCGATGCCCTCATGGCGTGGATGAAAATGTGACACTCAACCTTGATTCCACACCTTACGTTTTTGACAATCAGTACTTCAAGGACTTGGTTGGTG AGGGTTTGTTGAATTCTGATGAAACTCTTTACACATTCGGTGAAACTAGAAAGTACGTGAGGTTCTTTAGCAAAAatcaaagtgcattttttgATGCATTTGTGGAAGGTATGTCGAAGATGGGCGACTTGCAATCTGGCCGGCCGG AAGTGAGAAGGAACTGTCGGGTAGTGAATGGCCAATCTGTGATCATATAA
- the LOC116406166 gene encoding uncharacterized protein LOC116406166, giving the protein MWCIGEQWKVSIEDVMRAIHLKSFDYRVLNLLLYQLRGKKVNDLHMEFLSISELLVEIADDLFDYEDDVLENNFNILRMFVRMYGASAPTALAKYVSEAEEKYDELLKALDPHLSSLYQRRCEEATKEGGKVSAHRFGSWSIPPLIRDEESFRASVMSNIQT; this is encoded by the exons ATGTGGTGCATTGGCGAGCAATGGAAG GTCTCTATCGAGGATGTAATGCGGGCTATTCATCTGAAATCTTTTGATTATAGAGTGTTGAACCTTCTTTTGTATCAGTTGAGAGGAAAGAA GGTTAATGACTTGCACATGGAATTTCTATCAATCTCAGAATTGCTAGTTGAGATAGCTGACGATTT GTTTGATTATGAG GATGATGTACTAGagaataatttcaatattctGCGGATGTTTGTCCGGATGTATGGAGCTTCAGCTCCAACAGCGCTG GCAAAATATGTGAGCGAGGCTGAGGAAAAGTATGACGAACTATTAAAAGCTTTGGATCCTCATTTATCCTCACTTTACCAAAGGAGATGTGAAGAGGCCACTAAAGAAG GTGGTAAGGTGTCAGCACATCGGTTTGGATCGTGGAGTATCCCACCTCTGATACGAGATGAGGAGTCGTTTCGAGCATCTGTTAtgtcaaatattcaaacatgA
- the LOC116406167 gene encoding tubulin-folding cofactor C-like: MADADEPSSIPNSIPSDPSDANLQKKHASVIERLANRNQTRLENSITRRSESDSSTSSTSSFLDRFSDSKRAIESALAQCRLTPPDPAQLRSHLDGISTSISDLEKLVAESSYSLPSYEVRASLKSISELKQALDNLNSELLPKKKFSFKNKATKKDQKSESKDPGLENADSMLMNKQQQASYSARDSPGIRDKDGEILVKNFKGSDVGEFTISGLSSCEVKLIGSVRALFIHKLRNCKVYTGPVMGSILIDDVEECTFAMASHQIRIHNAKKSDFYLRVRSRPIIEDSSSVRFAPYRVSYEGIEEDLTDATLGVETGNWENVDDFRWLRAVPSPNWSILPEDERIDTIKISPTEG, from the coding sequence ATGGCGGACGCTGATGAACCTTCGTCGATCCCTAATTCTATTCCTTCAGATCCTTCAGACGCGAATCTCCAAAAGAAGCATGCTTCAGTCATCGAACGCCTAGCCAATCGCAATCAAACTCGCTTAGAGAATTCCATAACTCGCAGATCGGAATCCGATTCCTCTACCTCTTCCACTTCTTCCTTTCTCGACCGCTTTTCCGACTCCAAGCGCGCCATCGAGTCGGCACTCGCCCAATGCCGCCTCACACCGCCGGACCCCGCTCAACTCAGATCTCACCTCGATGGGATATCCACCTCAATCTCCGACCTCGAGAAGCTCGTTGCCGAATCCTCTTACTCTTTGCCCTCATACGAGGTACGAGCTTCACTCAAATCCATTTCGGAATTGAAACAAGCCCTCGATAATTTAAATTCTGAGTTGCTACCTAAAAAGAAATTCTCATTCAAAAACAAAGCCACGAAGAAAGACCAAAAATCAGAGTCGAAAGATCCAGGGCTTGAAAATGCTGATTCTATGTTAATGAACAAGCAACAGCAAGCGAGTTACAGCGCGCGGGATTCTCCAGGAATCAGAGACAAGGACGGAGAGATTCTGGTAAAGAATTTCAAGGGATCAGATGTTGGGGAATTCACTATCTCGGGTCTTAGTTCTTGTGAGGTCAAGTTGATCGGTAGTGTTAGGGCATTATTTATTCACAAACTAAGAAACTGCAAAGTTTACACAGGACCTGTAATGGGTTCAATTCTAATTGATGATGTTGAGGAATGTACCTTTGCAATGGCCTCCCATCAAATCCGGATTCACAACGCTAAGAAAAGCGATTTCTATCTCAGAGTCAGGAGTAGGCCGATCATTGAAGATAGTAGCAGCGTGCGATTCGCTCCCTATCGTGTGAGCTACGAAGGAATTGAAGAAGATCTCACAGATGCAACCCTTGGCGTGGAGACAGGGAATTGGGAAAATGTAGATGATTTTCGTTGGTTACGAGCCGTGCCGTCTCCGAACTGGTCGATTTTGCCGGAGGATGAGCGGATTGACACCATCAAAATCTCTCCCACAGAAGGTTAA